In one window of Aceticella autotrophica DNA:
- a CDS encoding acyl-CoA dehydratase activase-related protein has protein sequence MSKKVGIPKALLYYNFYPAWKVFFNELGAEVITSGNTCKKIIDDGVKSCVDEACLPVKVFVGHVIDLKEKGVDYIFIPRIVSIEPKKYLCAKFLGLPDMVKCLVPDLPEIIDTKIDLYKNDKSLMREIVRTGKKFVSDKAKIYMGYYKALEMQNKFEGIMKMGFSPNEAIKSLEGEDVKVINNGNLKIALLAHSYDIMDDYICMGIVDRLREMGAFVYTIEMIEKNKIEMGVRKLPKDSFWTYGHDILGAGQYFLDNKNVDGVITVSAFGCGPDSLIEDLLERYYKRDGKIPFMSLTIDEHTGEAGILTRLEAFMDLLRWKKGEIVI, from the coding sequence ATGAGTAAAAAAGTAGGAATACCTAAAGCACTTTTGTACTATAATTTTTATCCTGCTTGGAAGGTATTTTTTAACGAATTAGGAGCGGAGGTAATCACATCAGGAAATACATGTAAAAAAATAATTGACGATGGGGTAAAAAGCTGTGTAGATGAAGCATGTTTACCTGTCAAAGTATTTGTTGGACATGTCATCGATTTAAAAGAAAAGGGTGTTGACTACATCTTTATTCCGAGGATTGTAAGCATAGAACCGAAAAAATATTTGTGCGCCAAATTTCTCGGACTGCCTGATATGGTTAAATGTCTTGTACCGGATTTACCTGAAATAATCGATACTAAGATTGATTTATATAAAAATGATAAATCGCTGATGAGGGAAATAGTACGTACAGGGAAGAAATTTGTAAGCGATAAGGCAAAAATATATATGGGGTATTATAAAGCTCTTGAAATGCAAAATAAGTTCGAGGGAATAATGAAAATGGGTTTTTCTCCAAATGAAGCCATAAAAAGCCTTGAAGGTGAGGATGTGAAAGTAATAAATAATGGAAATTTAAAGATTGCATTGTTGGCACATTCTTATGACATTATGGATGACTACATTTGTATGGGAATTGTAGATAGATTGCGAGAAATGGGAGCATTTGTTTATACCATAGAAATGATAGAAAAAAATAAAATTGAAATGGGAGTTAGAAAATTACCCAAAGATTCTTTTTGGACATATGGACATGATATTTTGGGTGCAGGTCAATATTTTCTTGACAATAAAAATGTAGATGGAGTAATAACTGTATCAGCTTTTGGCTGTGGACCTGATTCGTTGATAGAGGACCTTTTAGAAAGATACTACAAAAGAGATGGCAAAATTCCTTTTATGTCATTAACAATTGATGAGCATACGGGTGAAGCAGGTATACTTACAAGGCTTGAAGCATTTATGGATTTATTAAGGTGGAAAAAAGGAGAGATTGTTATATGA
- a CDS encoding helix-turn-helix domain-containing protein: MKELGEFLKNERLKKGITLDELQEITKVRIKYLKAIEDGNLDDIPALVYAKGFIKSYAEAVGVDANELLSKYNYLFEEKEEANKIEDVSTYQKAEKNFDTAVFLRKLIKPIIGIIIVGILCYGIYYIVAQINKAVTPVPNTTQTNKSNKNNSNKTTANSVYNQNDFITALQLVSSTKKDVEYKIITANKTNKVDIFIPGQQCWFSIKADGANVYEGTLYNGMSKSFNIKNNIEILMGNPPDVKITVDGQDIQKISIPAPVTLKIHR; this comes from the coding sequence GTGAAGGAGTTAGGTGAATTTTTAAAAAATGAAAGATTAAAAAAAGGTATTACACTTGATGAACTGCAAGAGATAACAAAAGTCAGGATAAAATATTTAAAAGCTATAGAGGATGGAAACTTGGATGATATACCGGCATTGGTTTATGCAAAGGGATTCATAAAGAGTTATGCAGAGGCTGTCGGGGTTGATGCTAATGAACTTTTAAGCAAATATAATTATTTATTTGAGGAAAAAGAAGAAGCAAATAAAATTGAAGATGTTTCGACATATCAAAAGGCGGAAAAAAATTTCGATACTGCTGTGTTTTTGAGAAAATTAATTAAACCAATTATAGGGATAATTATAGTGGGTATTTTATGTTATGGAATATACTATATTGTTGCACAGATAAATAAAGCGGTTACCCCTGTTCCAAACACAACACAGACAAATAAAAGCAACAAAAACAATTCTAATAAAACAACTGCAAATTCAGTATATAATCAAAATGATTTTATAACTGCTTTGCAACTTGTAAGCAGTACAAAAAAGGACGTTGAATATAAGATTATAACTGCAAATAAAACAAACAAGGTAGATATTTTTATTCCGGGGCAGCAATGCTGGTTCAGTATTAAAGCTGATGGTGCTAATGTATATGAAGGTACTCTGTATAACGGCATGTCAAAAAGCTTTAATATAAAAAACAATATTGAAATTTTGATGGGAAATCCCCCAGATGTTAAAATTACAGTAGATGGACAAGATATACAGAAAATCAGTATACCTGCACCTGTTACATTAAAAATACACAGATAG
- the whiA gene encoding DNA-binding protein WhiA: MSFSSVTKNELSKIYPPDICCKIAELAALTRSIGTISIYGHQRMSLSFITENASVARLIFKLIKDIFGITSEVMVKRNSHFKKSLSYLILIPEKSYAETILKVVKILNNGEDGIKLNYGIDKDIIKYKCCKRAYLRGVFLGGGSLSDPEKGYHLEFITQNIAHAKDLKGLINSYHLHSKIIARKNNYVVYLKEGENIVDILNIIGAHKSLLNFENIRVFKDMRNKVNRLVNCETANLTKTINASIRQIENIDYIKQTVGLNNLPDSLKEIAEIRLKYPDISLKELGQMLVPPVGKSGVNHRLRKIEEIALKIKERRLKS, from the coding sequence ATGTCTTTTTCATCTGTAACAAAAAATGAGCTTTCAAAAATTTATCCTCCTGATATATGTTGCAAAATTGCAGAACTTGCTGCTCTTACAAGGTCTATAGGTACAATATCAATTTACGGGCATCAGAGAATGAGTTTAAGCTTTATAACAGAAAATGCTTCTGTTGCAAGGCTCATCTTTAAATTAATCAAAGATATATTCGGTATTACGTCAGAAGTCATGGTAAAAAGGAATAGCCATTTTAAAAAATCTCTTAGCTACTTAATATTGATTCCGGAAAAATCATATGCAGAGACTATACTTAAAGTTGTTAAGATACTTAATAATGGCGAAGATGGGATAAAATTAAATTATGGCATTGATAAAGACATTATAAAGTATAAATGTTGTAAAAGAGCATATTTAAGGGGAGTCTTCTTAGGAGGCGGTTCGTTAAGCGATCCCGAAAAAGGATATCATCTTGAATTTATTACACAAAATATAGCTCATGCAAAAGATTTAAAAGGATTAATAAATTCTTATCATTTACATTCAAAAATCATTGCAAGAAAAAATAATTATGTAGTATACTTAAAAGAAGGAGAAAATATTGTCGATATTTTGAATATAATAGGCGCACATAAATCCCTGTTAAATTTTGAGAATATAAGGGTCTTCAAGGATATGAGAAATAAGGTTAACAGGCTTGTAAATTGTGAAACTGCAAATTTAACAAAAACAATAAATGCTTCAATAAGGCAGATTGAAAACATAGATTATATAAAACAAACAGTGGGTTTAAATAATCTACCTGATAGTTTAAAAGAAATTGCTGAGATACGTTTAAAATACCCTGATATAAGTTTAAAAGAATTAGGTCAAATGTTGGTTCCTCCTGTTGGAAAATCAGGAGTAAATCATAGATTAAGAAAAATCGAAGAAATAGCATTAAAAATAAAGGAAAGGAGACTAAAATCATGA
- a CDS encoding HPr family phosphocarrier protein codes for MTEKTVEIKNKTGLDARPAALFVQTASKFSSQIWVEKDNKKVNAKSIMGIMSLGVGECDTIKLIADGSDEQEAIKSLLNLIDSKFGEE; via the coding sequence ATGACTGAAAAAACGGTCGAAATTAAGAATAAAACAGGTCTTGATGCAAGACCAGCAGCTTTATTTGTACAAACCGCAAGTAAATTTTCTTCCCAAATCTGGGTGGAAAAAGACAATAAAAAGGTAAATGCTAAAAGCATTATGGGGATTATGTCCCTTGGAGTTGGAGAGTGCGATACTATTAAATTAATAGCAGATGGAAGTGATGAGCAAGAGGCAATAAAATCACTATTAAATTTAATTGATTCAAAATTTGGTGAAGAATAG
- a CDS encoding DNA polymerase III subunit alpha, whose amino-acid sequence MFVHLHVHSEYSLLDGSCRIKELIRKVKELNMSSVAITDHGVMYGVIDFYKEAKAQGIKPIIGCEIYIAPRSLYDKDYGIDNQNYHLVLLCKNLTGYRNLMEIVSKASIDGFYYKPRIDHDFLRSHSEGLIALSACLGGEIPSYLLMGDYEKAHDTAILYQSIFGKDNFYLELQDHGIEEQEKINLQLIELSKETGIPLVATNDVHYLEKSDHKAHEVLLCIQTGKNLEDKDRMSFPTDEFYLKSPEEMEKLFSFCKEAIQNTEKIADMCDIEFEFNKTKLPKYELPDGITSAEYLRQLCFDGLKKRYSEITDEIIDRLNYEISVIEQMGFVDYFLIVWDFIKFANDNNIMTGPGRGSAAGSLVAYCLGITKIDPIRYNLLFERFLNPERVSMPDIDSDFCYERRQEVIDYVVKKYGEDKVAQIITFGTMAARAVIRDVGRALNYPYAEVDSIAKMIPFELSMTIDKALLCNLELKKRYEEDERIKLLIDISKSLEGLPRHASTHAAGVVISREPLVKYVPLQKNEGTIVTQFTMTTLEELGLLKMDFLGLRTITVIRDTVNMIKENTGIDVDINNINFEDSHVYDLISHGDTEGVFQLESSGMKQFMTELKPQKLEDIIAGISLYRPGPMDQIPRYIENKNNPDKIKYEHPLLKPILEVTYGCMVYQEQVMQIVRDLAGYSLGRSDLVRRAMSKKKMKVMEEERKNFIFGIKDENGAYVVPGAVQNGVDEKTANKLFDEMMDFAKYAFNKSHAAAYAVIAYQTAYLKKYYPVEFMAALLNNFVDNMDKVAFYVQVCRKMGIKILPPDINESFSHFSVIDANIRFGLAAVKNVGLNVTYEIVNKREANGKYKSIVDFFERLEGSQLNKKAVESLIKAGAFSSFGIYRSQLLAVYEKMMEDVYKNKGRNLDGQISFFKHHKDTENLMDFSFPNLEEFPKNIILSMEKEVMGLYISGHPLDEFIEDIQKITKYTTRDIKLNDEELTKSQIYDNQEVILAGIIERKKVKFTKNNNMMAFISIEDLYGTIEVIVFPSVYEKYLNYIKEDFPVIIRGKVSIKEDEEPKILCDEIKPLTHIINKKLWLNIKKSVNIEKIKMILSKHKGNIPVFIRLSNKNFVANKDLWVNGNEHMIEELNNILGKDNVKIM is encoded by the coding sequence ATGTTTGTACATCTGCATGTTCATTCGGAATACAGCTTATTAGATGGCTCATGCAGGATAAAAGAGCTAATAAGGAAGGTTAAAGAACTAAATATGTCATCAGTTGCCATAACCGATCATGGGGTAATGTATGGTGTAATAGATTTTTATAAAGAAGCAAAAGCTCAAGGTATAAAACCAATCATAGGATGTGAAATATATATTGCACCACGTTCCTTATATGACAAGGATTATGGTATTGATAATCAGAATTACCATCTGGTGCTTTTGTGCAAAAATCTAACAGGTTATCGAAATCTAATGGAAATTGTTTCAAAAGCATCAATTGATGGATTTTATTACAAACCGAGGATTGACCATGATTTTTTAAGGAGTCATAGTGAAGGATTAATAGCATTAAGTGCCTGTCTTGGTGGTGAAATACCTTCATATCTGTTAATGGGTGATTATGAAAAAGCACATGATACCGCCATTTTATATCAGTCAATATTTGGAAAGGATAACTTTTATTTAGAACTTCAGGACCATGGTATTGAAGAGCAGGAAAAGATTAATTTACAGCTTATTGAATTGTCTAAGGAAACAGGTATACCATTAGTTGCAACAAATGATGTACATTATCTTGAAAAATCGGATCACAAAGCACACGAAGTCCTTTTATGTATCCAGACTGGGAAAAATTTAGAGGACAAAGACAGGATGTCATTTCCTACTGATGAATTTTATCTTAAATCACCTGAAGAGATGGAAAAGCTATTCTCTTTTTGTAAAGAAGCTATTCAAAATACTGAAAAAATTGCAGATATGTGTGATATTGAATTTGAGTTTAATAAAACTAAGCTTCCTAAATATGAGCTGCCTGATGGAATAACATCAGCAGAATATTTAAGGCAACTATGTTTTGATGGTTTAAAGAAAAGATATAGTGAAATAACTGATGAGATAATAGACAGGCTAAATTATGAGATATCTGTTATTGAACAGATGGGATTTGTAGATTATTTCTTAATTGTATGGGATTTTATTAAATTTGCAAACGACAATAATATTATGACAGGTCCGGGAAGGGGTTCTGCAGCCGGCAGTTTAGTGGCATACTGCCTTGGCATAACAAAAATAGATCCGATAAGGTATAATCTTCTTTTTGAAAGGTTTTTAAATCCTGAAAGAGTCAGCATGCCTGATATTGATTCGGATTTTTGCTATGAAAGAAGACAGGAAGTAATTGATTATGTTGTGAAAAAATATGGAGAAGATAAGGTTGCACAGATAATTACATTTGGAACTATGGCAGCAAGGGCGGTCATAAGGGATGTGGGCAGAGCTTTAAATTATCCCTATGCCGAAGTTGATTCGATAGCTAAGATGATACCTTTTGAACTAAGCATGACTATTGACAAGGCACTTCTATGCAATTTGGAATTAAAGAAAAGATATGAGGAAGATGAAAGGATTAAATTACTTATAGATATATCAAAATCCCTTGAAGGGCTTCCGAGACATGCATCAACACATGCAGCAGGTGTTGTCATATCGAGAGAACCCCTTGTTAAATATGTTCCGCTTCAGAAGAATGAAGGCACAATTGTAACACAATTTACGATGACAACCCTTGAAGAACTTGGACTGCTTAAAATGGATTTTTTGGGTTTAAGAACAATTACGGTTATACGAGACACGGTTAACATGATAAAAGAAAATACCGGTATTGATGTAGATATTAATAATATTAATTTCGAGGACAGTCATGTATATGACCTTATAAGCCATGGTGATACGGAAGGGGTTTTTCAGCTTGAGTCATCAGGCATGAAACAATTTATGACGGAATTAAAGCCACAAAAGCTTGAAGATATTATAGCAGGGATTTCCCTTTATAGACCAGGTCCTATGGACCAGATACCAAGGTACATAGAAAATAAAAATAATCCAGACAAAATAAAATATGAACATCCGCTTTTAAAACCTATACTTGAAGTCACATATGGCTGTATGGTTTATCAGGAACAGGTAATGCAGATAGTACGAGATTTGGCAGGATATTCTCTTGGAAGGTCTGACCTTGTAAGACGTGCCATGTCAAAGAAAAAAATGAAGGTTATGGAAGAAGAACGAAAGAATTTTATTTTTGGTATAAAAGATGAAAATGGTGCTTATGTTGTGCCTGGTGCGGTACAAAATGGAGTTGATGAGAAAACCGCAAATAAATTATTTGATGAAATGATGGATTTTGCTAAATATGCTTTTAATAAATCCCATGCGGCGGCATATGCTGTTATTGCATATCAAACGGCTTATTTAAAAAAATATTATCCCGTGGAATTTATGGCGGCACTTTTGAATAATTTTGTTGATAACATGGACAAGGTTGCATTTTATGTTCAGGTATGCAGAAAAATGGGAATAAAGATATTGCCACCTGATATTAATGAGAGCTTCTCACATTTCAGTGTCATAGATGCTAATATACGTTTTGGACTTGCAGCTGTTAAAAATGTCGGTTTAAATGTGACATATGAAATAGTTAATAAAAGGGAAGCAAATGGCAAATATAAGTCGATAGTAGATTTTTTTGAAAGGTTAGAGGGAAGTCAGTTAAATAAGAAGGCTGTTGAAAGTTTGATAAAGGCAGGTGCTTTTAGCTCATTCGGCATTTACAGGTCACAACTTCTTGCAGTATATGAAAAGATGATGGAGGATGTTTATAAAAATAAAGGAAGAAATTTGGATGGGCAGATATCCTTTTTTAAACATCATAAAGATACAGAAAATCTAATGGATTTTAGTTTTCCTAATTTAGAAGAATTTCCTAAGAATATAATTTTATCCATGGAAAAAGAAGTGATGGGATTGTATATAAGCGGACATCCCCTTGATGAGTTTATTGAAGATATTCAAAAGATAACTAAATATACCACGAGGGATATTAAATTAAATGATGAAGAATTGACAAAAAGTCAAATATACGATAATCAGGAAGTAATACTGGCAGGAATAATAGAGAGAAAAAAAGTCAAATTTACAAAAAATAATAATATGATGGCATTTATAAGTATTGAAGATTTATATGGTACGATTGAGGTGATTGTTTTTCCTTCAGTATATGAAAAATACTTAAATTATATTAAAGAAGATTTTCCTGTTATAATTAGGGGGAAAGTTAGCATAAAAGAAGATGAAGAACCAAAAATACTGTGTGACGAAATAAAACCGCTAACACATATTATAAATAAAAAGCTTT